The genomic region CGAGTGGTAGACGACCTCAGACTCGTACTGCGCCCCGACACCGGCGAGCGACTCGCGCTCTGCCTGCGGGATGCCGAGCTTCTCGAAGGTGTTCTTTATCGTCTCGGGGACCTCGTCCCACGAGCGCCCCTGGTTCTCGACCGGCTTTATGTAGTAGTAGATGTCGTCGAAGTCGAGGTCGGAGAGGTCCGCACCCCACGTGGGCATCGGTTTCTCCAGGAACGACTCGAGCGCCTTGAGGCGAAACTCGAGCATCCACTGGGGCTCGCCCTTGTGCTTGGAGATCATCGCCACGACCTCGTGGTCTATCCCCTTGCGCGGGGTCTTGAAGAAGTACTCCTCCGGGTCGCGGAACCCGTACTTGTATTCGTCGAGACCGAGTTCGGTGATGCTCTTCTCTTCAGGCATCTTTCTCCTCCTTCAGCTCTGGGCCCCGGCGCCGAACTCCTGCCGGACCCAGTCGTAGCCCTTCTGCTCCAGCTCCTCGGCGAGCTCCTTGCCGCCGGAGGTGGCGATCCTGCCGTCGAGCATGACGTGTACGTAGTCGGGCTCGATGTAGCGCAGGATCCTCTGATAGTGCGTGATCACGATCGCCGAGAAGTCGGGGCCGCGCATGCTGTTGACCCCGTCGGACACGACCTGCAGCGCGTCTATGTCTAGCCCGGAGTCGGTCTCGTCCAGGATGGCGAGCTTGGGCTCGAGCATGAGCATCTGCAGGATCTCGTTGCGCTTCTTCTCGCCGCCGGAGAAGCCCTCGTTGAGATACCTCTCGGCGAAGCTCGAATCCATCTTCATGATCTTCATCTTCTCCTGCAGGAGCCGGTACATCTCCATCGGGGAGAGCTCCTGCTCCCTGACCGAGTTGACCGCCGTGCGCAGGAAGTTCGCTACGGAGACCCCCGGTACCTCGCTCGGATACTGGAACGCCAGAAACATCCCCAGCTTCGCCCGCTCGTCGGGCTCGAGCTCGAGCACGTCGTGCCCGTCGAAGGTCACAGACCCCTCGGTGACCTCGTAGCGGGGGTGCCCCATCAAAACACTCGCCAGCGTGCTCTTGCCCCCACCGTTCGGGCCCATTATGGCGTGGATCTCCCCGAGCCCTACCTCCAGATCGACGCCCTTGAGGATCTCCTTGCCTTCTATCCCGGCGTGCAGGTTCTCTATCTTTAGCATCTAACCCCCGCTGTGCTTTGACAAGCTTGCTACTCCAGAGCTATTTAATCACAGCACGCCCCGACCAACAACAACGCGTGACCTGCATCAAGAACACTTCCTGAAAGACCGGAAAATGCGCTTTTTAAAGCGCCTCTCGCCCTCAGTGGATGCCGGATGCCATATCACTGATAATGATTGTCGTTATCAGTAAATGCGGGGCGAGATTGTAACAGGCGGTGGGCTCTGAGGGGGTGTTATCGGGAACGATTCTCTGTATGTGCTCTTCGGGTGGGGGCTTTCCCGGCCGGGCGCATCCTGGTCGCGGCGAGGACCAGGAGGGTGTAGAGGAGGTCGAGGGCGAAGATGGCGAGGTAGAGGAAGGTGAGGAGGGGGGAGCCGCTGTAGTCGGTGGAGTAGAAGTAGAAGGCGAAGGAGGCTGCGGCCGTGCCGAAGAGCTTGCAGAGGGCTATCGGGAGGGATTGTCCGCGCAGCGAGCGGCGGTTGTAGAGCATGGCGATGAACAGGGCGGACATCATGAGGTTCTGGCCGAAGGCCGAGTAGGCGCCGTCGTAATCTCCGAAGGTGCGGCTCATGAGGATGATGGTGGGGAGGGCGATGGCGACCATCAGGGCGAAGGTGGCGTAGAAGAGGGGCCGGGAGAGGTCGGGGAACTCGCGGGGTCCGAAGCCGAGCGTCTGCAGCACGATGAGCAGGTCCAGGCAGAACCAGACTATGTTGACGGGGTGTTGGATCGAGTGCGGGGGGTAGACGAACGAGAAGACGAACTCCCAGGAGATGTTCGCGCCGAGGGCCGCGAGCGGCATCCCGTAGGTGCGGTCCAGGTATCCCTGGCGCAGGATGAGCAGGTAGGCGAGCGTCCACAGCGCTCCCGAGAGGAGCATCACCCCGTAGAACATGCGGGTATTTTAGGCAAACCCGCCCCGCGGGTGAAGGGGTGTTGCGCTTCTCTCTACCGGTCCTTCCCGGGCGGATCGCTCGGGTGAAGCACCGCGGACGAGGCGTACAGGGGTTCGTCTTTCGGCTCCGCCCTGCGTGAGAGGTATCCGAGGGCGAAGACCCTGCCGCCCACCGGCAGCGGCGCGACGCTCGTCACCCGGCCGACCTCTTCGCCGCGCTGGGTGATGGGGGCGCCGGTCTGCGGCGCATTCCCCTCTACTTCGAAGCGGTGCAGCGTCCTGTTGGGGTGTCCCCGGTAGTGCATCCGGGAGACGGTCTCCTGACCCGGGTAGCAGCCCTTCTCGAAGCTGACCGCCCGCCGCAGGAACGTGGGGCACTCGCCGGGGAAGTTCTCCGGGGTGAGATCCACGCCGAAGCGGGGGATGCCGGCGGAGATGCGGGCGGCCTCGTAGGCCCGTTCGTCCGCCACGACGGCCCCACGGTTCTCGAGGGCCCGGCGCACCCGCGCGAGCGCGC from Rubrobacter naiadicus harbors:
- the sufC gene encoding Fe-S cluster assembly ATPase SufC, with the protein product MLKIENLHAGIEGKEILKGVDLEVGLGEIHAIMGPNGGGKSTLASVLMGHPRYEVTEGSVTFDGHDVLELEPDERAKLGMFLAFQYPSEVPGVSVANFLRTAVNSVREQELSPMEMYRLLQEKMKIMKMDSSFAERYLNEGFSGGEKKRNEILQMLMLEPKLAILDETDSGLDIDALQVVSDGVNSMRGPDFSAIVITHYQRILRYIEPDYVHVMLDGRIATSGGKELAEELEQKGYDWVRQEFGAGAQS